The proteins below come from a single Paraburkholderia flagellata genomic window:
- a CDS encoding DUF2459 domain-containing protein produces MNERPTKMAAWQALGAIVLVLGACANVDGPLPAAIEPVADGPTRTYVAVVQRDWHTDICLRAHDVDAWVSALARGFDNAMVLCFGFGERQYVVEGRHDPLTMVGALMPNEATVLMTVLRAPPEVAFGAQNVVEVPVDDAGLASVQRYVRASLETDAAGAPRRLADGPYVGSVYFAASGTYDALHTCNTWTARAVRSAGLAVPDVLFAGSLMREVRHALDTKAPDGAMPNAAASQ; encoded by the coding sequence ATGAACGAGCGTCCTACGAAAATGGCTGCCTGGCAAGCGCTTGGCGCGATCGTGCTCGTGCTCGGCGCATGCGCGAACGTGGACGGCCCCTTGCCCGCCGCGATCGAACCTGTGGCCGATGGTCCAACGCGCACCTACGTTGCCGTCGTGCAGCGCGACTGGCACACCGACATCTGCCTGCGTGCGCACGACGTCGATGCCTGGGTCAGCGCACTCGCGCGCGGCTTCGACAACGCCATGGTCCTGTGCTTCGGCTTCGGAGAGCGGCAGTACGTAGTGGAAGGTCGCCACGATCCGCTGACGATGGTCGGTGCGCTCATGCCGAACGAGGCCACCGTGCTGATGACCGTGCTGCGCGCGCCGCCGGAAGTCGCCTTCGGCGCGCAGAACGTCGTGGAAGTGCCCGTGGACGACGCCGGACTTGCCAGCGTCCAGCGCTATGTGCGCGCGTCGCTGGAAACGGATGCGGCAGGCGCGCCGCGACGCCTCGCCGACGGTCCCTATGTGGGCAGCGTCTATTTCGCGGCGTCGGGGACTTACGACGCCCTTCATACGTGCAACACGTGGACCGCGCGCGCGGTGCGCTCTGCGGGTCTAGCCGTACCGGACGTACTCTTTGCGGGCAGCCTGATGCGGGAAGTGCGGCAC